TCCAGGAGGTGTCAACTCACCGGTTCGTGCATTCACTGGGCTTGGAATGGATCCTTTAATTGTAGAGAGGGGGGAAGGGGATACGATCACTGATGTTGATGGTCGAACTTTTATCGATTACTGCATGAGCTGGGGAGCTCTGCTTCATGGGCATGCCCACCCTGAGATTGTAGAAGCAGCCATAGAGAGGATCAAGAGAGGAAGTTCATTTGGAATTGCAACTGAAGTTGAGGAGAAGCTTGCACGCACAATAACGGGCGGGATAAACTGTGTTGATCAAATCCGTTTTGTTTCTTCAGGCACAGAAGCTACCATGTCGGCAGTACGCCTTGCCAGGGGATATACTTCGCATCCTGTGGTGATCAAATTCAATGGAAATTATCATGGACACTCCGATGGTTTTTTGGTGAAAGCCGGCTCTAGCGTTTCCAACTGGGCAAGGACTCTAGTTCTGACGGAGTTCCCAGAGAAGTAGTAAAGAACACCCTTTCTCTTCCCTATAATGATGTAGATACTTTTAAAAAGGTGATGCGGGATCCATTCTATTCACGTTTTGTAGCAGCTGTCGTTCTTGAGCCTGTTGCAGCGAATATGGGAGTCGTTTCCCCATCAGCTGAATTTCTTCAAGTTCTCAGGGAGGAAACAAAGCGGGTGGGAGCGGTATTGATATTTGATGAGGTGATTACAGGGTTTCGAGTGGCTTTTGGAGGAGCCCAGGAGCTTTATGGGATCCAACCTGACATGGTCTGTTTTGGGAAGATTATTGGAGGTGGGTTTCCTGCTGCCGCGTTTGGTGGCAATCGAGAAATTATGAATCGAT
The window above is part of the Candidatus Neptunochlamydia sp. REUL1 genome. Proteins encoded here:
- a CDS encoding aminotransferase class III-fold pyridoxal phosphate-dependent enzyme, producing MSVKLKAKEIFERSLEVIPGGVNSPVRAFTGLGMDPLIVERGEGDTITDVDGRTFIDYCMSWGALLHGHAHPEIVEAAIERIKRGSSFGIATEVEEKLARTITGGINCVDQIRFVSSGTEATMSAVRLARGYTSHPVVIKFNGNYHGHSDGFLVKAGSSVSNWARTLVLTEFPEK